A stretch of the Leptospira harrisiae genome encodes the following:
- a CDS encoding MbnH family di-heme enzyme, with the protein MKYFHFPLFVLSSFLFSCNILPFQKKETNNDMLLAALGILATASDWVWDLPPGFPQPIVPSDNPMSKAKVELGRHLFYEKKLSGNGTMACSSCHFQSLAFADGKDFPSGITGQSHPRNAQHLSNVAYMPRLTWSNPKMSSLEIQARAPMFGETPIELGLQNNNFLNELSSNAIYPPMFQRAFGGSGITEQNVRYALASFQRSMISGNSRYDQYTFRNNKSSLTASEIRGLNLFNGEVAECFHCHGGFNFTDTSFHGGAIEEFFYHSNGIHDDAYYAGVPSNKRGLFDLTGVASDTGKFRAPSLRNIGVTYPYMHDGIFMCADANNPDKPAGSGKTKVDCARDALTQVVDHYRSGGQNHTVKDSTLIRAFTITNSQRDDMVNFLLALTDDEFLSNPKFASPF; encoded by the coding sequence ATGAAGTATTTTCATTTTCCTTTGTTCGTACTTTCTAGTTTTCTCTTTAGCTGTAACATACTTCCGTTCCAGAAAAAAGAAACTAATAATGATATGCTGCTTGCCGCACTTGGGATTTTGGCAACAGCTTCCGATTGGGTTTGGGATTTGCCACCAGGTTTTCCGCAGCCCATCGTTCCGTCTGATAACCCCATGTCCAAAGCAAAAGTAGAACTGGGCAGGCATTTGTTTTATGAAAAGAAATTGTCAGGGAATGGTACGATGGCTTGTAGCAGTTGCCATTTTCAATCATTGGCATTTGCAGACGGGAAAGATTTTCCAAGTGGAATTACGGGCCAATCTCATCCAAGAAATGCACAACATCTTTCTAATGTAGCCTATATGCCAAGACTTACCTGGAGTAATCCGAAAATGTCAAGTTTGGAGATTCAAGCACGTGCTCCCATGTTTGGCGAAACTCCGATTGAACTTGGCCTGCAGAATAATAATTTTCTGAATGAATTATCATCTAATGCAATTTATCCACCTATGTTTCAGCGAGCGTTTGGTGGTTCTGGGATTACCGAACAAAATGTACGATATGCCCTTGCTAGTTTCCAAAGATCAATGATTTCAGGAAATTCAAGATATGATCAATATACTTTTCGAAATAATAAATCATCCTTAACTGCTTCTGAGATTCGAGGACTCAATTTATTTAATGGGGAAGTGGCAGAATGTTTTCACTGTCATGGTGGATTTAATTTTACGGATACTTCCTTTCATGGTGGAGCAATAGAAGAATTCTTTTACCATAGTAATGGAATTCATGATGATGCATACTATGCGGGTGTTCCCAGTAATAAACGAGGATTGTTTGATTTAACAGGTGTTGCTTCAGATACGGGAAAATTCCGAGCACCGTCGTTGCGTAATATTGGGGTTACTTATCCTTATATGCATGATGGAATTTTTATGTGTGCGGATGCGAACAATCCAGACAAACCTGCAGGAAGTGGGAAAACTAAGGTTGATTGCGCACGCGATGCATTGACGCAAGTGGTAGATCATTACAGATCTGGAGGTCAAAATCATACAGTAAAAGATAGCACTTTAATTCGTGCTTTCACCATAACAAATTCCCAACGAGATGATATGGTGAATTTCCTTTTAGCACTGACCGATGACGAGTTTTTATCGAATCCAAAATTTGCGAGTCCCTTTTAA